DNA sequence from the Strigops habroptila isolate Jane chromosome 4, bStrHab1.2.pri, whole genome shotgun sequence genome:
CATGAGTCTGAGACACTTGATGCAGCTTCTTTTTATTCAGAGCCACAACTTTGCCCTGATgacaattttttgtttgttttatagcCCATTTTGTACTACTGCCTGCTTTATTCCTCTGTCTTTGCTTAGGACATAAAAATGCCTTAGGGAGGAGGCACATCTTTCCCTCGTGCTCCTAATTTGGGTGAAAGACAACACAGAAACAGCCACCAACGGTACAGAAGAAAGGCTGAACTTTACACACAAGGTGAGACCAGAGATTCAGTTGTATTTAGTATGGTTTTCTGCATGCAGAGCGCTGGAGTCTGGCTGTGAGTATTGAAATGAGCCTGGTGTTTGCACTGAGGACAGTGACTCCACAGTGCCAGCAACTCACACAGCAACAGGCACTTGGCCTCCCTGGCTGCTCATGGAGCGCCTGTagaacacagcagcaaaggTAGAAGTTACAGCACGGACTGAGGGTGTAACGTACACGTGCTATAGGATGCGCACCAGGAGATGAGGTGCACATCAGTGCAGGGTGGATGAGTGTCATGAACTGAAGAGGCTCTTATCATCCTGCCATGAAAAACCAGCTCCTTACTCATATGTTTCTTTGTGCTTATATATAGCTTAAGGTACAAGCAAAAAAATTCATCACCCATTGCAGAAGGCAGCATTAATCTGCTGCTAACTCATGTTTGGACTTTCCTTAATTGGGACGATTGTGTAGTTCTTTCCACCGATGACTGacttttactatttttttattacactttGTCTCTTTTATAGGCAAACCTTCTTTTATAGAAGTTTTAAAAGAGAGTCCCAGTTGGCTCTGTGAATGAGAACTGATTCTAACTATGAGGCATGCTCTCAAGAGCATTTATAACCCGGCTGCACCCCCAGTCTGCTGTTCCATTTCTGGGAAGGGCAGCTTCCCTCTTGCACCTTGTAAAGTGCTCACCCAGTGCATGGTGCAATGCCTCACCTGAAACACAGCAATGCCCAAACAGGGAAACAGTGAATTCAACACCACCGAAGCAGCACAAGGAACTACCTTACTCAAACATGGTTACAGTTCCTGGTCCAATATCCACACTGCTACATGCAGTCAACAGTGTCTTGTGAGACTGCCTCTGAATAGCCTGCAGCCTGTAACCAGTTAAATACTCAAATTCCTCATGTCTGTTGAAATTAGTATCACGTTctcctgaaatgaaattattaaactTAGTAACTCCATGTGTTGGCCATGAAGAAAAGGTGGTTTGATTTACAGTAGGGTTGGCTCCACAGGAATTTTCTACTATTCTAAGCATTGACAGTCTTCTCTAACCACCAGCTCCTTCCATAGCCAAAATTGTTGATGGGAACAGCTGCGGTGTTACAGGTTAGAACAGCACACAACCTGCATTGCCTTTGGTAGTTTACATCaatctgctgctgtgcagctgatAAAGAACACAATACCCCTGAGTTATCAGATTACTTGTTTATTGTAACTTTTGATTCCAAGTTAAACCTGGGTTACAGTTTCCCACATATCTTCTTTGTGAGTGCCCTTCAATCATCCAAACAATGAGGAAAGTTAAAAGACATTTCGGCTCttatttgttctgctgcttccagcactCAATACAtagctttctttaaataaatacattcatgtTCCATGTCATTAGAAGAAATAATCTTCTATCCTCCCTTggttcttttaaaaagtctggAATAGAAGTAGCTACTCAAGTTTTATTCATTGATCCTCACCATCTGCACATTGAACACTGAAAGTTGGCTTGCTTTTCCTGGTCAGGACGCAGCACAGCCATCTTtccatgcagcagcagggaaacatACGCACGCTCTATTTGGCATCATTATTTTCAGGTTCTGTTTTATGAACAGTAAGGTAGATGTTTTTAAGATACCACAGATCAACCTCAAATTATTATACAGTTGTAGAACAGACTGTTTAAATTACTAAAATCAAGATAGGATTTTAAAACTTGCCACCAAAAATTGCTGATTTGGCTTCATAACCAAGAGCTgaacaaagcaaaggaagagtCTGAGAATCACAAAGCAGCAGTTCACTTGTCAAACTGGATCCTTTTATGTTATAGAGTGTGATTTACTCAGACTGTATGTCCCTGTACCTTGGCTTTGTCGGCTGTTGCATCAGAGGGTTATTGCATTTGAGGTTTGACCACAGAGCAGAAGTACAGAACCACCGCTGGTGATCCCACCGGTGCTAGTGGATACCCTCTCGATGAGGAATTCAGGCTGCCCAGGCAAGAGAGCTTACTTAGGGTGGTGTGTGCACAGCACAGGTCTAGTAGTGAGGATCACAGTCTTCCACCAAGCTGTCGGTGATGTAGTTGGATTCAAGGACACTTTCATAGTAGCTTTTTTCTGCAAACGTGTTCACTGTCCAGGCAACCACTTGAATCCCTTTTGAAGACCAGTGCCTCACATAGTCTCTGCAAGGAACGAGGACACCATAAGAGGAAGGTTGACACTACCGTATTTAAGGCAGACAGGGCTGAGGCTACAGCTGAGTTTTAGCCTTACACCAGTTAACTCATCAAGAACGACTGCGTGTCCTTTTGCAACATCATCTTTTTGTGGTTTATTACTGTAAACAGACAAAAGCAACAGTTCTCTCCCCCTTTAAACTTAAAACATgagataaaaatacagattaaaatgatagaggtttaaaataataagaTAGCATGGGGTAAAGGAATTATCCAAACAACCTCACACAACATTGAACAGAATATATTGATTAGCACATACTATGTTAACTCCATCCTTCTATACTAATAGAATGGCAATACCCCCCCCCAATACGTTAGAAAACTTAACACTTACTGAGAAACAAAGTTTTTCTGGATGAGGAAAGCTGAAACCCCACACAATCGCCACAAGAAACTGTGTAGGCTCCAATCCAGAATGACATCCAGTATCATATACAAGTAGTGTTTCCAGGAGGAATTGAAACGGGGTGTCCCATCTCCAAAATGGCTCAGCTGCCAAGGCCTATGTGTTAGCGCTGTTACAACATTTCTGTCAGCTTGTCTCATCTGGaagatgaaggagaaaagacTCTAATTCACACACAAGCCAAGCTGCACTAAATACAAACTGCAAGAGGTTAGATACAAAGTGGTAGCTTGCATTTGCAGCTCTACCAGaatcctctccccttctcctcctgatCCTTTTGTCactctttcagaaagctgtttatGATAttttactgggttttttaatttagaacATACTGAACAAACAACAGCTCTAATGTTAAAAAAGTTGCCTGACAGTCAGGTAATGGAATAAAATACATAGTAAATGGACTGGGCAATGAGATTACgaaagagttttaaaaacagtCTACACTTATCTCAAAACATGAGGTCAATTTAACAGGTCTCTGAGGCACAGATACCGGGCCACATGCCAACCGTAAAAGCAATGCACCTTTTTCCACATAGCTTTCAGGATGGAGGGAATTGCTGTAAATTCCTACGTGCATTTAATGAGCACAGAGTGATCCAATaacaacatagaatcatagaatcaactaggttggaaaagagcttcatgatcatcaagtccaaccattatgccagcactgccaaggccaccactaaaccatgtcactgagggcttcATCTACAGAGTTTGTGAAGGCTTCCAcggatggtgattccaccattttcctgggcagcctgttccaatgcctgaccaccccctctgtgaagaaatttttcctaatatccagcctaaacctcccctggcacaacttgaggctgtttcctcttgtcctatcacttcttACTTGGGAGgagagaccagccacctcctcactCCACCCTCTgttcaggtagttgtagagagtgataaggtcctccctgagcctcctctttTCCAGACTAAATGTATACTTCATCCATGTATACTTACTTTCAAATGTCTTGGCAATTTTAACAACCCAGAAGGAATCCTGAGCTGGAGTTGTATATCTAACAAATTCCTAGGCAGAACTAAAAAAAAGTCCAAAGTAAACATTAAGGAAACATCACCTTATAAACAACATCTGGCATGAAAGAACAGACGATGCTGCTGTTGTACAAAGATGGAAACTCCAGGTAGAGTTGTTTCAGGGCATCAACTGCCTGCCAATTAGAGAGACACTCAGGTGTTATATCTGTACCTACACTCGTATTCACACTGCAAAGTCCTTTTAGAATAATCCCGTTGAAAAATACTTGTGTAGCAACATTGAAATGggaagtggggagaaaaaaaacaggatATTGTTTACAGCACTAacacagaaatgacattttggtttttgcAACATCAGCGCTTTTCATGATTCTGTTTACAGTAGTGAGCAGCATTCTCAGTGTTTACAATATCCTTAAATATATTGTGGATAAAATGAAGTACCACCTAGAGTTTACTCAAGGGGAACTTCTTCCCCCCATATTTTGCtataccaaagaaaaaaaattattccaattTGCATAGAATTTTAACGATTGATCATCTGTATCTGCCTTCAGTAACACAAATTATACACAAGAGCAGGATCCGTAGTTGGAGGCTGAAGATGAGATACTAGCACCGCTCAGCACAGGCGGGGAAttccctttgctttgtttcatagTGGTGGTGTGAGCTGAACTCAACAGTCACACAAGTCTGGTGCTAATTTAAGTTGCAACTTGCCCGGACAACGGAATAGGACGAGGGAACTCTTTGCTTTGTCAGCCCAGCTTTGGATAACACAAATAGCAGATCCAGTCTCACTCACATTAGAGAAGGGACTGTCCCAAATATTAGTGTGagatgaacagaaaagcaggttagaaacccaaagaaaaggtgaagaaaggTGTCTTAGTACAGTAAGTGGTACCTGATTTGCATGGCCTTTGACATCAAAGTAGATTATAAGATTGTGATGCATAGACTCCACAACAGCTTCTCTCAGAGTTGGTACCTTTTCACCTTGGAATTTGCTCCTGTAGAAACAAAGAACTCACTGGAATGCAGTCGAGGTACACATGTGTGCAAACATGGGCACACAACTACACAGAGCTGTTTCCTAGGGACTCCTGCCATGTCTGTGGACTCCTCCCTAACCCTGAGCCAGAGCTGCAGATCCTGGCAGAATAAGCCAGACAAGCTGAGGATGTAGAGAAGCAGCTTCACACATCCATTGTTCCTGATAAGGCGACAACATACAACAGCTGGTCAGCGGTAACTGCCTGCATGGAAGTTCTGGCTGTGTGGTTCAGGAGATCACCTTCCCAGTAACAGAGGGGGAAGATGCTACATGTACCACACACTCACAGCTGGTACATTAACAAGAGCCTGGAAATCCCTAATGCAGTGTCCAAGGAGCACACACTCAAAGCTCTTCCTCTAAAAAGGATTCACTTACGATACTGTATCTGTTGCATTGTTATCAAAATTTTAGTAATGTATAAAAACACTCTCTCCTGCACACGCTGGAAAGGACAGAATCACAGCTCCTACCTGAGGCTACCCAGGAAATCTGTCTGGCTCCTTTTCAACAGTATAATCCTGATGTTTCGAATTCTCAAGACACACTCGCtcaagaaataaatgtgaataaaattaattttagaagtAATTACTCAAGCCAATTTTTATGTATCTTGAAACTCCCAGTATTGTTGGTGTCCTGCAGTCAATTTAGGGGAAGCTTATGTATAGATTAACCTGTTTCACATTAGATGCCTGTGGATTTCATCCTTGAAAGCCAATTATCTTGACTCTGCTCCACTGTTCTGACTGCAAGGATAGGTAAGGAGATATTAGCCTCATACACTTCTAAATTCAAATGAGAAGGAGCATATGGGACTAAGTTTTAAATTTACAAACGTTTTCACCAGTGATAGATCAAATCAATAATTTTGTTTAccaagaatatttcttttttcactgctcAAACAGTAGTTTCAGAACAGCACTTCTGTTCATTTACCGTAGCCTGTGCTTTGCAGATGGATCAAGCCTCCTAATTTCCTCAAAAGTCAGGTCACGCAATCTTCCAGTGCCATCAGTTGTCCTTTCCACTGTTTCATCATGCATTAGGATGGGAACCCCATCTGCAGTAAATTCAACATCCAGCTCAACACCCGTCGCTCCATTCTCAGctgccttaaagaaaaaaagaaggaaaaaaaatctcatacaCAACAGA
Encoded proteins:
- the GDE1 gene encoding glycerophosphodiester phosphodiesterase 1, whose translation is MLCRGEGLLGSLTAVLVAALALSRSPALSGLLTAGLYLALHLFSLEPAAPQSAQRVLRPRGSAAARIAHRGGAHDAPENTLAAIRQAAENGATGVELDVEFTADGVPILMHDETVERTTDGTGRLRDLTFEEIRRLDPSAKHRLRSKFQGEKVPTLREAVVESMHHNLIIYFDVKGHANQAVDALKQLYLEFPSLYNSSIVCSFMPDVVYKMRQADRNVVTALTHRPWQLSHFGDGTPRFNSSWKHYLYMILDVILDWSLHSFLWRLCGVSAFLIQKNFVSQDYVRHWSSKGIQVVAWTVNTFAEKSYYESVLESNYITDSLVEDCDPHY